In Geopsychrobacter electrodiphilus DSM 16401, a single window of DNA contains:
- a CDS encoding 50S ribosomal protein L11 methyltransferase, whose translation MKITTEPEKNSAGLGRTDFRPLDIGRALTVLPPGEIAARGRIPLWMERGAFGSGEHETTHNCLELLSQLTLSPVDKILDLGSGTGILSIAALLLGAGRAWCVDIEQGAIAACQRNAVLNGVEENIEHCQGTLSSLGQGNFDLGLANIYGDILLQVADDLASRIRPGGKLLLSGMLWEYNFDVRSRYQKLGYQLLENRMHTEFSTMLLQRQG comes from the coding sequence ATGAAGATAACTACTGAACCTGAAAAAAATTCGGCTGGTCTCGGTCGGACCGACTTTCGCCCCCTCGACATTGGCCGCGCTCTGACGGTTCTTCCCCCCGGCGAAATCGCAGCGCGCGGGCGGATACCTTTATGGATGGAACGCGGAGCATTCGGCTCTGGAGAACACGAAACCACGCATAACTGCCTCGAGCTTCTCAGTCAACTGACGCTGTCACCCGTCGACAAGATTCTCGATCTCGGCAGCGGTACCGGCATCCTGAGTATCGCTGCGCTACTCCTGGGTGCTGGACGAGCCTGGTGCGTTGATATCGAACAGGGCGCCATTGCAGCATGCCAAAGAAACGCCGTATTAAATGGCGTCGAGGAGAACATCGAGCATTGTCAGGGCACGCTTTCCAGCCTGGGGCAAGGCAATTTCGACCTCGGCCTCGCCAATATCTACGGCGATATCCTGCTGCAGGTGGCCGATGACCTTGCCAGCCGCATTCGCCCCGGCGGCAAACTGCTCCTCTCCGGAATGCTCTGGGAATACAATTTCGACGTGCGCTCCCGTTATCAAAAACTCGGCTACCAGCTGCTCGAAAATCGAATGCACACGGAATTCAGCACAATGCTTTTACAGCGGCAAGGTTAG
- a CDS encoding SPFH domain-containing protein: MKKLILILILLPSFFLSGCVLYSTGKTEVGVRTVKFSLFGEKGVEDKIYPPGSTTIFLPFINDWNTFDTKLQNLEMTAEVRRGDRNTKDDVLFKTIDGNDISLDLIIAYRIDPKMAPYILQNVASSDKELRDKVVRTVARSKPRDIFGELTTEEFYISDRRREKADLVKETMQKILGPYGIIVEKVLTKDYRFVADYQRAIEDKKIADQMAEKNKSAQHAALEEYRKELEAAKGEVNKVIADADGVFKKAKIEADAYYAQQQYLADAITAEGKAEARGIEQMNKALAGSGGETMVKLQVAEALQGKKILLLPMSEGGMNLKTTNINDLINVMGVKSLSAQKQETTQKQETTQKQETTQKQ; this comes from the coding sequence ATGAAAAAGCTTATCCTGATTCTAATTCTGTTGCCGAGCTTTTTCCTTTCCGGTTGTGTGCTCTATAGCACCGGTAAGACAGAGGTCGGTGTTCGCACGGTCAAGTTTTCCCTGTTTGGTGAGAAAGGGGTTGAAGATAAGATTTATCCCCCAGGCTCGACGACAATCTTTCTGCCGTTTATTAATGACTGGAATACTTTCGATACCAAGCTACAGAACTTGGAGATGACCGCAGAGGTGCGGCGTGGTGACCGCAATACCAAAGATGACGTGTTGTTCAAGACCATTGATGGTAACGATATCAGCCTTGATTTGATCATCGCTTATCGCATCGATCCGAAGATGGCCCCCTATATTCTGCAAAATGTCGCCAGCAGCGATAAAGAGTTACGCGACAAGGTGGTGCGTACCGTTGCGCGCAGCAAACCCCGTGATATCTTTGGTGAACTCACGACCGAAGAATTTTATATCAGTGATCGGCGGCGCGAGAAAGCTGACCTCGTCAAGGAGACTATGCAGAAGATCCTCGGCCCCTACGGCATCATCGTCGAGAAGGTCCTGACCAAGGATTATCGTTTCGTGGCCGATTATCAGCGGGCAATTGAGGATAAGAAAATCGCCGATCAGATGGCCGAAAAAAATAAATCGGCCCAGCATGCGGCCCTTGAGGAATACCGCAAAGAACTCGAAGCGGCCAAAGGGGAGGTCAATAAGGTGATCGCTGACGCCGATGGTGTTTTCAAAAAAGCGAAGATCGAGGCGGATGCTTATTATGCACAGCAGCAGTATCTGGCCGATGCCATTACTGCCGAGGGTAAAGCTGAAGCGCGCGGTATCGAGCAGATGAACAAGGCGCTTGCCGGTTCAGGTGGTGAAACCATGGTCAAGCTGCAGGTCGCCGAGGCGTTGCAGGGTAAAAAGATTCTCCTGCTGCCGATGTCTGAAGGTGGGATGAACCTGAAGACCACTAACATCAACGATCTGATCAATGTGATGGGGGTTAAGTCCCTGTCCGCGCAGAAACAGGAGACCACGCAGAAACAGGAGACCACGCAGAAACAGGAGACCACGCAGAAACAGTAA
- a CDS encoding sigma-54-dependent transcriptional regulator has protein sequence MKKQILIIDDDVSLRRVVEFTLEQAGYQVLSAGTGDEGLALFQRHRPPMVITDVQMPGISGYEVLEKIKSLEADALVLMMTAFSSVENAVEAIKMGAHDYVTKPFSRDQLVLAVAKAFEFRGLRRENRQLKSALEAQGGHEIIGKSKAMKLLMQRVEKVAASQASVLLGGESGTGKEVIARAMHRLSECAAGPFVAVNCAAIPKDLIESELFGHIKGSFTGAIKDRQGKFSLANGGTLFLDEIGELPLELQPKLLRALQEQEFEPVGGVTESVDVRVIAASNRDLEVEMEEGRFREDLYYRLAVVPLQLPPLREREGDIPLLLDFFLRKHEASSTVVIDKEVVDKLKHYAWPGNVREMENLVEQMLILRQDDCLRIDDLPARISRKSGAVNGVLNLPDEGYSLEDLEREAVVQALQKCNWNKSKAAEFLRIPRHTLLYRLEKYDIHQN, from the coding sequence ATGAAAAAACAGATTCTTATCATTGATGATGATGTGTCTTTGCGACGTGTCGTTGAATTTACCCTTGAACAGGCCGGGTACCAGGTTTTGTCAGCGGGGACCGGGGATGAAGGGCTGGCCCTGTTTCAGCGCCATCGCCCGCCAATGGTGATTACCGATGTCCAGATGCCGGGCATAAGCGGTTATGAGGTGCTGGAGAAGATCAAATCTCTCGAGGCCGATGCGCTGGTCCTGATGATGACCGCCTTCAGCTCAGTTGAAAATGCGGTCGAGGCGATAAAGATGGGCGCCCATGACTACGTCACCAAACCTTTCAGCCGTGACCAGTTGGTACTGGCCGTGGCCAAGGCCTTCGAATTTCGCGGGTTGCGACGCGAAAACCGGCAGTTGAAGTCCGCCCTTGAAGCGCAGGGCGGGCATGAGATTATCGGCAAGTCAAAGGCCATGAAGCTGTTGATGCAGCGGGTCGAAAAGGTCGCGGCGAGTCAGGCCTCCGTGCTGTTGGGGGGCGAGAGTGGCACCGGCAAGGAAGTTATTGCTCGTGCCATGCATCGACTCTCCGAGTGTGCGGCAGGTCCCTTTGTTGCGGTGAACTGCGCGGCTATCCCGAAGGACCTCATCGAAAGCGAACTTTTTGGACATATTAAAGGCTCTTTTACCGGAGCGATTAAGGATCGTCAGGGGAAGTTTTCTCTCGCGAATGGCGGTACGCTGTTTCTGGATGAGATCGGTGAACTCCCTTTAGAGTTGCAGCCCAAACTGCTGCGCGCCCTGCAGGAACAGGAATTTGAGCCGGTTGGCGGGGTGACGGAATCTGTTGATGTACGGGTGATCGCCGCGAGCAATCGTGATCTTGAAGTCGAAATGGAAGAGGGCCGCTTCCGCGAGGATCTGTATTATCGTCTGGCAGTTGTGCCGCTCCAGTTGCCCCCCCTGCGCGAGCGTGAAGGGGATATCCCGCTGCTGCTTGATTTCTTTCTGCGTAAACACGAAGCCAGTTCGACGGTGGTGATCGACAAAGAGGTCGTCGACAAGCTCAAACATTACGCCTGGCCAGGCAATGTGCGCGAAATGGAGAACCTCGTCGAGCAGATGCTCATTCTGCGTCAGGACGATTGTTTGCGGATCGATGATCTCCCCGCGCGGATCAGCCGCAAGAGTGGAGCAGTGAACGGTGTGCTTAATTTGCCGGACGAAGGTTATTCGCTGGAAGATCTTGAACGTGAGGCGGTGGTCCAGGCGCTGCAGAAGTGCAACTGGAATAAATCGAAAGCTGCCGAATTCTTACGTATCCCACGGCACACACTGCTCTATAGATTGGAAAAATATGACATCCATCAGAACTAG
- a CDS encoding two-component system sensor histidine kinase NtrB produces MPGLISRLNNISIKRQTLLRLLLLLSMVVAITSLHYLTATARAEAHDVFRRLYYIPVILGGIWFGLRGGFGTALLVSVMYAPHVVFQWGRLPGGHPEQYLEILLFNIIGIITGSLASREHQQRLRAEESAARLAGSFAKLREQADLIIEIEDQLRRADRLTALGELSAGMAHEIRNPLGSIRGTAEILRDAFPPEHKYAEFTAILVKEVDRLNQVLEDFLRFVRPEPVDRVSFLPAETLRDVLHLTEVQARKARVNIVTEIPDLPETEGGASQFKQVFLNLILNAVQAMPNGGQLHVAAESDEKWVVCRFIDNGPGIPKENIERIFNPFFTTKQEGTGLGLAITSRIVENAGGRIKVESNPGQGTTFTLKLRLAAFAGEEHEKTDSYH; encoded by the coding sequence ATGCCGGGGCTCATCTCTCGTTTGAATAATATTTCCATTAAACGACAAACGTTGTTGCGTCTGCTGTTGCTGCTGTCGATGGTAGTTGCGATCACTTCGCTGCATTATCTGACGGCGACAGCTCGTGCCGAGGCCCATGATGTGTTCCGCCGCCTCTACTACATTCCGGTCATCCTTGGGGGGATCTGGTTTGGTTTGCGCGGCGGATTCGGGACGGCACTGCTGGTCTCCGTCATGTACGCGCCTCATGTTGTTTTTCAGTGGGGTCGGCTCCCCGGGGGACATCCAGAGCAATACCTCGAGATTCTGTTGTTTAATATCATCGGGATTATCACCGGTTCACTCGCCTCCCGGGAACATCAACAGCGACTGCGGGCCGAGGAGTCAGCTGCCAGGCTGGCGGGTAGTTTTGCCAAGCTGCGCGAGCAGGCGGATTTGATCATTGAGATCGAAGATCAATTGCGCCGTGCTGACCGATTGACCGCCCTGGGCGAACTTTCCGCTGGCATGGCCCATGAAATCCGCAACCCCCTGGGTTCTATTCGCGGGACGGCCGAAATTTTGCGTGATGCCTTTCCGCCTGAACATAAATACGCTGAATTTACAGCGATTCTGGTCAAGGAGGTCGACCGCCTGAATCAGGTGCTGGAGGATTTCCTTCGCTTCGTGCGCCCCGAACCAGTTGATCGCGTCAGCTTCTTGCCGGCGGAGACCCTGCGTGACGTTTTGCATTTGACGGAAGTCCAGGCGCGCAAGGCACGGGTGAATATAGTCACCGAGATCCCAGATCTGCCTGAAACCGAAGGAGGGGCAAGTCAGTTTAAACAGGTTTTTCTCAACCTGATTCTCAACGCCGTGCAGGCCATGCCCAATGGTGGGCAGTTGCACGTTGCGGCTGAAAGCGATGAAAAATGGGTGGTCTGCCGATTTATTGATAACGGGCCAGGGATTCCAAAAGAGAATATCGAGCGGATCTTTAACCCCTTCTTTACCACCAAGCAGGAGGGAACCGGTCTTGGTCTTGCGATTACCAGTCGGATCGTTGAAAATGCTGGCGGACGGATCAAAGTCGAAAGTAACCCAGGGCAGGGGACAACCTTTACCCTGAAGTTACGGCTTGCTGCGTTTGCAGGAGAAGAACATGAAAAAACAGATTCTTATCATTGA
- the ybaK gene encoding Cys-tRNA(Pro) deacylase, with the protein MAKEKYPMTQAIRQLRQQQIEFVPRPYKYEERGGTETSARELGVDEHLVIKTLVMEDEQKQALIVLMHGDREVSLKNLARQIDVKQINPCAPKTADALTGYQTGGISPFGTRKPLPVYIEKSILALEKIYINGGKRGFLIEIKPTDLLRGLKPTEVEVGIQG; encoded by the coding sequence ATGGCCAAAGAAAAATACCCCATGACTCAGGCGATCCGTCAGCTGCGGCAGCAGCAGATCGAATTCGTCCCCCGTCCTTACAAATATGAGGAACGTGGCGGGACCGAAACCAGCGCGCGCGAACTGGGGGTCGATGAACATCTGGTGATCAAGACTCTGGTGATGGAAGATGAGCAGAAACAGGCCCTGATCGTGTTAATGCATGGCGACCGCGAGGTTTCCCTCAAAAATCTGGCGCGTCAGATCGACGTCAAACAGATTAACCCCTGCGCACCAAAAACTGCCGATGCTCTGACCGGCTACCAGACCGGCGGGATCTCCCCCTTCGGTACGCGTAAACCCCTGCCGGTCTATATTGAGAAATCGATCCTTGCTCTGGAGAAAATCTACATCAACGGCGGCAAAAGGGGGTTTCTGATCGAGATCAAGCCAACGGACCTGCTAAGGGGATTGAAACCAACCGAAGTCGAAGTGGGAATTCAGGGATGA
- a CDS encoding rhomboid family intramembrane serine protease — MNSHSFQTFFRRNSLRGHSLVQILIYINLGLFTLMVLHGTILGLQMQAILNPPTQLLVHWGAQFWPLVVQKNQWWRCLTYAYTHGGLMHIGFNMLVLYQIGPMIEEEIGWRRFFTLYTLCGLLATFAGYFWHPMVVVVGASGAIFGLIGFSVSYYHRMGGARAIQHRNFMFQWAVMAFVFGLVVGADNAAHLGGLLTGAAFGWMVPTSVRGQRGTEPLFKVLAWTCVVLTAISILAIPFSWA, encoded by the coding sequence TTGAACAGTCACAGCTTCCAGACATTTTTTCGCCGTAATTCATTGCGTGGCCATTCATTGGTACAGATTCTGATTTATATCAATCTCGGACTTTTCACCTTGATGGTGCTACACGGCACTATTTTAGGTTTGCAGATGCAGGCGATCCTTAACCCACCGACTCAACTTTTAGTCCATTGGGGTGCGCAGTTCTGGCCACTGGTAGTGCAGAAAAACCAGTGGTGGCGTTGTCTCACCTATGCCTACACCCACGGCGGCCTGATGCATATCGGCTTCAATATGCTGGTCCTCTACCAGATCGGCCCCATGATTGAAGAGGAGATCGGCTGGCGACGATTTTTCACACTCTACACCCTCTGCGGACTGCTGGCGACTTTCGCCGGATATTTCTGGCATCCGATGGTGGTAGTAGTCGGTGCTTCCGGCGCGATTTTCGGGCTGATCGGCTTTTCGGTCAGTTATTACCACCGCATGGGCGGTGCGCGCGCGATCCAACATCGCAACTTCATGTTTCAGTGGGCGGTGATGGCATTTGTGTTCGGCCTGGTGGTCGGTGCCGATAACGCCGCACACCTTGGCGGTCTATTGACTGGCGCGGCCTTCGGCTGGATGGTCCCCACCAGTGTTCGGGGACAGCGCGGGACAGAGCCTCTGTTTAAAGTTCTGGCCTGGACCTGTGTGGTTTTGACCGCCATCAGCATTCTTGCGATCCCCTTCAGCTGGGCGTAA
- a CDS encoding HD-GYP domain-containing protein, with amino-acid sequence MNADLLLKLQQASVALAGAVETQAAEQILLAELCQVCGGDLAVMLQPVTTQNWRAVHSFPPEAFQATPIPFEFDWSARSQGAGQQTVLEEVVLQHKSLCCHDPVRSGQFDFSHLRSVEIAHGRQVSSCLLLPLTEPGKPVRQVIELIRMSHKEVGAGFSHVEQTAASILMQQATSVLKLINFRREQSDLFESLVQLIGSAIDEKSPYANDHCRRVPVLTMILARAINRSMSPAFRDLRFTDAELYELEVAAWLHDIGKLVMPIQVTDKATKLERTIDRFDLVRTRFEILRRDLEIAQLRKGEAAGPVELPQRPMDARPMLDDLRFLADCNRGWNSLTDKETLRVREIAAGYRWIDSQGEEMPVLTDDEAENLMVLRGTITDAERELINQHVVSTINMLDMLSFPEGLLQVPEIAAAHHESHNGQGFPSGLQSDQMLMQARILGFADLFESVSASSRPYKKGNSLSQALKIMREMVDAGRVDPELFQLFIDEKLYEGYAVEFLSRDQIDPVDRSSLLAGL; translated from the coding sequence GTGAATGCAGATCTTTTATTAAAATTACAGCAGGCCTCGGTTGCGCTTGCAGGGGCGGTGGAGACTCAAGCCGCCGAGCAGATTTTGCTCGCCGAGTTATGTCAGGTCTGTGGTGGCGATCTGGCGGTCATGCTGCAACCGGTGACCACGCAAAATTGGCGCGCTGTTCATTCCTTTCCACCTGAGGCCTTTCAGGCCACGCCAATTCCATTCGAATTTGACTGGAGCGCTCGTTCTCAGGGTGCCGGACAGCAGACGGTGCTCGAAGAGGTGGTGCTGCAGCACAAGAGCCTCTGCTGTCATGATCCGGTTCGGTCCGGTCAGTTCGATTTCTCCCACCTGCGGTCAGTTGAAATTGCCCATGGGCGTCAGGTCTCCTCCTGCCTGCTGCTTCCACTGACGGAACCTGGTAAGCCTGTCCGACAGGTCATTGAACTGATTCGCATGAGCCATAAAGAAGTGGGGGCCGGTTTCTCCCATGTCGAACAGACGGCCGCTTCTATCCTGATGCAACAGGCAACTTCTGTCCTGAAACTGATAAACTTCCGACGTGAACAGAGCGATCTGTTTGAGTCGCTGGTCCAGTTGATCGGCAGCGCCATTGATGAAAAGTCACCCTATGCCAATGATCATTGTCGACGGGTTCCGGTTCTCACCATGATTCTGGCGCGCGCCATCAACCGGAGCATGTCGCCTGCGTTTCGGGACCTAAGGTTCACAGATGCCGAACTCTACGAACTTGAGGTTGCTGCCTGGCTGCATGACATCGGTAAGCTGGTGATGCCGATTCAGGTGACCGACAAGGCAACGAAACTCGAGCGGACCATCGATCGCTTCGATCTGGTACGCACCCGGTTCGAAATTCTGCGACGTGATCTTGAAATTGCGCAACTGCGCAAAGGTGAGGCTGCGGGGCCTGTGGAATTACCGCAAAGGCCCATGGATGCGAGACCGATGCTCGATGATCTACGTTTTCTGGCGGATTGTAATCGTGGCTGGAACTCCCTGACAGACAAAGAAACTCTCCGGGTCCGTGAGATCGCTGCAGGGTATCGCTGGATTGATAGTCAGGGAGAAGAGATGCCGGTCCTGACTGACGATGAAGCTGAAAATCTGATGGTGCTACGTGGGACAATCACAGACGCCGAGCGGGAGTTGATCAACCAACATGTGGTTTCGACCATTAATATGCTTGATATGCTCTCTTTTCCTGAAGGGTTGCTGCAGGTTCCCGAGATTGCCGCGGCCCACCATGAATCCCACAATGGGCAGGGTTTCCCGAGCGGACTGCAGAGCGATCAAATGCTGATGCAGGCGCGGATACTCGGATTTGCGGACCTCTTTGAATCTGTGAGCGCAAGCAGTCGCCCCTATAAAAAAGGCAATAGTCTGAGTCAGGCGTTAAAAATTATGCGTGAAATGGTCGATGCCGGTCGGGTTGATCCCGAACTGTTCCAGTTGTTTATTGATGAAAAGCTTTATGAGGGGTATGCAGTCGAATTTTTAAGCCGCGATCAGATCGATCCGGTTGATCGAAGCTCCTTGCTTGCAGGGCTCTAA
- a CDS encoding AEC family transporter, with protein sequence MTLFFETIRIVLPVFLVIGLGYLLRRLGLFDDAFTRQTNRLVYLVFLPILLFYKISQADFVTYFNGPLVIGSSLAIACLFSISYAYGYLRKYPPASLGSFCQGSFRGNLAYVGLALCLNAYGESGLTRASILMGFLVPVLNFFAIIALILPQRKSDSGGPKQNWLREILLNPLILASFIGIVWSYFRLPVPIIIKSSLGIVAGLTLPLALLAIGGSFSLQRLKGDLKSASIATFFKLLGMPLVAGLLLIAAGVQGVDLGIGILLAGTPAATATYIMAHQMKADAELAGSIVMLSTLASAVSYTLLLILLRHNGL encoded by the coding sequence ATGACACTATTTTTTGAAACAATAAGAATCGTCCTGCCGGTTTTTCTGGTGATCGGTCTTGGCTACCTGCTGCGCCGCCTGGGGCTGTTTGACGATGCCTTTACCCGCCAGACGAATCGTCTGGTCTATCTGGTCTTTTTACCGATACTGCTGTTTTACAAGATTTCGCAGGCCGATTTCGTCACCTATTTTAATGGCCCCCTGGTTATCGGTTCGTCGCTGGCGATCGCCTGCCTGTTCAGTATCAGTTACGCCTACGGCTATCTGCGCAAATACCCGCCAGCCAGCCTCGGCAGTTTCTGTCAAGGGAGCTTTCGTGGCAACCTTGCCTACGTCGGCCTTGCGCTCTGCCTGAACGCCTATGGTGAATCTGGGCTGACCCGCGCCAGTATTCTGATGGGTTTTTTGGTGCCGGTCCTCAATTTCTTCGCCATCATCGCCCTGATCCTGCCCCAGCGCAAAAGTGATTCAGGCGGACCGAAACAGAACTGGCTGCGCGAGATTCTGCTTAACCCCTTAATCCTCGCTTCATTCATCGGGATCGTCTGGAGTTATTTCAGATTACCAGTCCCGATCATCATCAAGAGCAGCCTTGGCATTGTCGCAGGGTTGACCCTCCCTCTGGCATTGCTGGCGATTGGTGGTTCCTTCTCACTGCAACGCCTCAAGGGGGATCTCAAATCGGCCAGCATCGCGACCTTCTTCAAGTTGCTCGGCATGCCGCTGGTCGCCGGTTTGCTCCTTATCGCTGCGGGCGTTCAAGGGGTTGATCTCGGCATTGGAATTTTACTGGCCGGCACCCCGGCGGCAACCGCCACGTACATCATGGCGCATCAGATGAAAGCTGATGCCGAACTGGCCGGGTCCATCGTCATGCTTTCGACTCTGGCCTCGGCTGTCAGCTACACCCTGCTGCTGATCCTGTTACGACATAACGGCCTATGA
- a CDS encoding SPFH domain-containing protein, with the protein MDYNKGSNVVDMEELLRRKAQIQASFGRFNKIFGKAKYLPLLLVFVFLVFKLAFVYVHPNEYGIKIDRFGTNKGIQHEVYGPGLQFVIPGIQEMDALPRDLQVLELTNSPRSASRFARIERAAHIQTSDGFFVDVDVSIIYKLIDPYKVFTTIGPGRLFEDNGIIPKTEPALKATLGELTTEQFYNSPMRVAKTERAKDLLNVELKPKGIEVVQVLVRYFRYSDEIQKNIEAKKLQDQLVFKNQAEGRAAIEEAKLKKIVQEGKVIVAVEMENGQAYVTKRVAEKDRYVRTKNAEADLLVKLSEAQKVKLKNAALQGEGADRMVGLKMADVYKGLDVIVLPSDGTNGVNPLNLDKTLKLFDVRQGGKK; encoded by the coding sequence ATGGACTACAATAAAGGTTCGAACGTCGTCGACATGGAAGAGTTGTTGCGGAGAAAGGCTCAGATACAAGCGTCCTTTGGGCGCTTCAATAAGATTTTCGGCAAGGCAAAGTATTTGCCCTTGCTGTTAGTTTTTGTGTTTCTGGTTTTTAAGTTGGCTTTTGTCTATGTACACCCTAATGAATACGGTATCAAAATTGATCGTTTCGGTACCAACAAGGGTATTCAGCATGAGGTTTACGGGCCTGGATTACAGTTTGTGATTCCCGGGATCCAGGAGATGGATGCCCTGCCGCGAGATCTTCAAGTGCTGGAATTGACTAATTCTCCCCGCAGCGCATCGCGCTTCGCACGCATCGAGCGTGCGGCCCATATCCAGACATCGGATGGTTTCTTTGTCGATGTCGATGTCTCGATCATCTATAAGCTGATCGATCCCTACAAGGTGTTTACCACCATCGGACCGGGTCGACTGTTTGAGGACAACGGCATCATTCCCAAGACCGAACCGGCACTCAAGGCGACGTTGGGTGAGCTGACGACCGAACAGTTTTATAACAGTCCGATGCGCGTCGCCAAGACCGAGCGAGCGAAAGATCTGCTTAACGTTGAGCTCAAACCGAAAGGGATTGAGGTCGTGCAGGTTTTGGTGCGCTATTTCCGTTACAGCGATGAGATCCAGAAGAATATCGAAGCGAAAAAGCTTCAGGATCAGTTGGTTTTCAAAAATCAGGCCGAAGGACGGGCGGCCATCGAAGAGGCCAAGCTGAAAAAAATCGTGCAGGAAGGGAAGGTCATCGTTGCGGTTGAGATGGAGAACGGTCAGGCCTATGTTACCAAACGGGTCGCCGAAAAAGATCGCTATGTGCGGACTAAAAATGCCGAAGCCGACCTGTTGGTTAAGCTCTCTGAAGCACAAAAGGTTAAGCTGAAAAATGCCGCACTGCAAGGGGAGGGCGCCGATCGTATGGTCGGACTCAAAATGGCTGACGTCTACAAGGGACTTGACGTGATCGTGCTGCCGAGTGACGGCACGAACGGGGTTAATCCACTTAACCTTGATAAGACTCTCAAATTGTTTGATGTACGCCAGGGAGGAAAAAAATGA
- a CDS encoding SPFH domain-containing protein has protein sequence MNQEVTSSLLHRAHLKTLFKRSFLVFLILFIAYTCIALFYASRTIYKVRRNYAIIVETLSGERIAVTEVGWHLRLPIFTRIELEVPLMNQELYLGASASPKQIMSKGNVALWTSAMMTYRIHDLERWGIENRSPEILLQNDFDGLVKDVMQGETINALISDRERIKEQIYRTLKNSPLNDGGLTLEEKYGITIVSFVLRDTSYGEKLAAASEEKKRRELIAEAENYAADLEASRTRKLYTAYQESIRDMRKALELDPRSDPYLFDFLNQQKWAAAYEKNQQGQNTFVLNNSGATTGLTLTPPNQKNEKLSELSGAQISAPPQQRPRTSHASDTQNTLTGLRQPVGTTNQAD, from the coding sequence ATGAACCAGGAAGTCACGAGCAGCCTGCTTCACCGGGCCCACCTGAAAACCCTGTTTAAAAGATCCTTTCTTGTTTTTCTGATCCTCTTTATTGCCTATACCTGCATCGCTCTGTTCTACGCCAGCCGCACCATCTACAAGGTACGACGCAACTACGCAATCATAGTTGAAACCCTCTCAGGTGAACGGATTGCCGTCACCGAGGTCGGCTGGCATCTGCGGCTGCCGATCTTTACCCGCATTGAACTGGAAGTCCCGCTGATGAATCAGGAGCTGTACCTTGGCGCCTCGGCCAGCCCCAAACAAATAATGTCAAAGGGGAATGTGGCCCTCTGGACCAGCGCGATGATGACCTACCGGATTCATGACCTTGAACGCTGGGGTATTGAAAATCGTTCACCTGAAATCCTGCTTCAGAACGACTTTGACGGTCTGGTCAAGGATGTAATGCAGGGGGAAACAATCAACGCGCTGATCTCGGACCGCGAGCGGATCAAGGAACAGATCTATCGCACCCTGAAAAATAGTCCGCTCAACGATGGGGGGCTGACCCTTGAAGAAAAGTATGGAATCACCATAGTCTCCTTCGTCCTGCGCGACACCAGCTACGGAGAAAAGCTGGCAGCCGCGAGTGAAGAAAAGAAACGCCGTGAGTTGATCGCCGAAGCCGAAAACTATGCCGCCGACCTTGAAGCCAGCCGCACGCGTAAACTCTACACCGCGTACCAGGAATCGATCCGCGATATGCGTAAAGCGCTGGAGCTCGATCCGCGCAGCGACCCCTATCTATTCGACTTCCTCAACCAACAGAAGTGGGCGGCGGCTTATGAGAAGAACCAGCAGGGACAGAACACCTTCGTGCTGAACAACAGTGGTGCAACCACCGGCCTCACCCTGACACCCCCGAACCAGAAGAATGAGAAACTCTCGGAGTTATCCGGTGCGCAGATATCTGCGCCACCTCAACAACGGCCTAGGACCAGCCATGCCTCAGACACGCAAAACACGCTCACAGGTCTACGTCAGCCTGTCGGAACAACGAATCAGGCAGATTGA